taatgtgcgtgcagctggcgttcatcgatttattagacgttgtcacgtcaaaaaaatgtgagcgagtccttcagtacttgccagtgatatgtaaaccatgggcgtcgcaacccggggggggggggggcacgtccccctcaataataaaagtcttcaatttcgtcccctccaataatatattaagtttcgtagttatattaaaaatatgatttctgtgatccaacccatatgttgcgcatggtgcatttagtccaatcgtggtaatgcgagcactttttaattcgatcttcgtgtgaAATCAAATTCAGGTCTGATACCGAAGCGCGCCGATATCAGAAAGCCGAgacgagtcgagtcgagccgatctgatcaaataaattatatattgcaaccaactataattagaatatttaggaaagaaaaaatgcctaaaaaccacctttttgcaccttcaaaccccaaattttcccgggggagtttttttccaggggatggatattcttcAACAACTTAAtaaattgaagtcccccccaaaaaatatatccttgcgacgcccatgtgtaaacatctaaccttggaaACGAGCAAGGCTCTCCTGGCAAGTCCCCGTCGCCACGTGGAAAGTGCCGGTGAGGTCCCCGATGGAGCGCGCACGCTTGCAGGCGCTGTGCGTGACCTGCATGGTGTACAAGAGGTTCGGAGACCTGGAGGAGCTGCGCCAGGAGCGCCTGTTCCCCGACACCAACTACCTGACGAGGATCGCGCTCAGCGAGGACGGCTCCATCTTCGCCGACATCGCGTACGGCGGCTACGCCATCATCTGCCTGGGGCTGCTCATCGGCCACGTGACCTCCGGGCTGACCAGCGCGCCGATGGTCAGTGCCCGAGGTGAACCCTCTCCACTGGGTCAAGGGTCAGCCTTCTGTCCCCGCCGCAGTTGCAGTTGCGAGGCAGCTCCTGGGGCTTGAATCCctggaagccttattttcacaagcgagagagagccacacccgaagttccccgaagttcatgctcgctttttttcccccgtaccataacaggtgtatttatttgggatgtagcttactcatacgtcatacgccgttctatctcattgtataaaccggtgtggcattaagttttgcggtcgattaggataggttagctacattataaatactttaaaacattgtggatggttggttatattaggtaagtatagctacattaaaaatacttaaaaatcattttatggttgcttagcaaataactttataatatgtagctatccagcgctaggaaaccgtttacatgatttcacagtatctttaatgtagctatcctaaccaaatcaaccgtccacaatgttttaaagtatttataatgtagctaacctaacctaattgaccattagttatcatgagttgtccaaaataaacattcacgaacacacggcaaccgaaaaatatggcggcgtacaaataaataccgttgccctgtttatggtctttccttttatcaacaccgccatatttatttacaatgaacaaaaaaaaaccgaagatgcacgatcgggcgtttggctctctcgtctgtgaaaagaaggcttcccttgaaTGCCGGTCTGACCATCCACGGTGTGGCGAGCTCACCGTCCACGGTTCCTTACTATGTGCCACGGGCGATTCCTCTTTCCCAGTGCCTGTTCTCATTGGTCGACGGTTAACACTCTAATGCCCCCGCTGCAGACCAGGCTGGcgggtaaaataaaataacgacAGGATGTCCCCGAAAAATTTCTCTGacttttcccttactttccatgacaaaaatttcaaatttgccTATTATGATACAgacagaaatgaaactttttgcGTATTAATTATAGAtagataaattacaaaaaaaaaataaaaatagaagcagAGATAAATGAGAACAgtaaggataatattgagaagtctcaaattaaataactcttttccacaagAATAAATAAGATGTagatttttgatttaaaaatgtactaaattattttctcatacatttaaaacaaactttgattttaaattattcttaaatttgaATCTTGacgataattaggtagtttatgcaaCTTACATTATacatgtacagttttttttttaaacctgaaaTAAAGAAATTAGTACCTTTTTGATACAGATTAGCTGGGCACTCAAGTACATTAAGAAGCCACATTATCTGGGTATATCAAGCATTTCCGATATCTTCCTTCAAATTTGAAATTGAAATTTCTGTACCTTTCCCACATCGGAATCCTCATTGCCGGTTGTGCAGTCCCTAAAAAATTCATgataatttacattttatttataagtcCGAGTAGAGTGGTGTTCATGTTCCTGAGGACCCGATTCCGAATCCTGGTCTGGCCAACCTGATTTCGGTTTTCCCACGATGCGCCCAGGTCACAGCAGGTTATAGGTGGCATGGTTCTCTACAATAGGCCATGGCCAGTATCTTCCCCGCCATCCCTGGTATAAGCAGTGCTTTCTCTAATGACATCGCTATGACAAGAACGCATggataaaggcccgtctacaattgtcCTAACCAGTGCGTGGTCCGCGCCCTTGTCCGAacgtgaatgacgtcacattgacgCACGGAAAACAGCTTTGTCTACAATTGTAGTGTCCTATGTCCGAaactattgatttctaaagttgtcaccagagtgcagtaaatgactatcaattttttttttcgtgatgttTGCAAACGAGAACCGGAAACTCGAATATCGTTAGTGTTCTGTTGCTGTTcaatgctaccaaaggacacaggttgggtcaaaaagttcaaattgacgaatgtcttcggacaaagtaggttcggaccttcgcccacatGACGCAtggcgtcagagggtcacgtggaccaatcaccGACGAGTGTCCTTAGGACACAGgttaggacattgcaattgtagactaGGCTTAAAGGTGACTGGTCGGCGCTGTACAGGAGAACTTCCTGCTGGGGCTCGGAGTGCTGATGCTAGCGGCGGCCAGCAGCGTGGTGTTCGGGTCGCTGGAGACGACGCTGCCCGAGCTCCAGGTGTACTCGGCGGTGCTGGGGTGTTGGAGACATGCCTGAGAGGTGACTGGTCGACGCTGTACAGGAGAACTTCCTGCTGGGGCTCGGAGTGCTGATGCTAGCGGCGGCCAGCAGCGTGGTGTTCGGGTCGCTGGAGACGACGCTGCCCGAGCTCCAGGTGTACTCGGCGGTGCTGGGGTGTTGGAGACATGCCTGAGAGGTGACTGGTCGATGCTGTACAGGAGAACTTCCTGCTGGGGCTCGGAGTGCTGATGCTAGCGGCGGCCAGCAGCGTGGTGTTCGGGTCGCTGGAGACGACGCTGCCCGAGCTCCAGGTGTACTCGGCGGTGCTGGGGTGTTGGAGACATGCCTGAGAGGTGACTGGTCGACGCTGTACAGGAGAACTTCCTGCTGGGGCTCGGAGTGCTGATGCTAGCGGCGGCCAGCAGCGTGGTGTTCGGGTCGCTGGAGACGATGCTGCCCGAGCTCCAGGTGTACTCGGCGGTGCTGGGGTGTTGGAGACATGCCTGAGAGGTGACTGGTCGACGCTGTACAGGAGAACTTCCTGCTGGGGCTCGGAGTGCTGATGCTAGCGGCGGCCAGCAGCGTGGTGTTCGGGTCGCTGGAGACGATGCTGCCCGAGCTCCAGGTGTACTCGGCGGTGCTGGGGTGTTGGAGACATGCCTGAGAGGTGACTGGTCGACGCTGTACAGGAGAACTTCCTGCTGGGGCTCGGAGTGCTGATGCTAGCGGCGGCCAGCAGCGTGGTGTTCGGGTCGCTGGAGACGACGCTGCCCGAGCTCCAGGTGTACTCGGCGGTGCTGGGGTGTTGGAGACATGCCTGAGAGGTGACTGGTCGACGCTGTACAGGAGAACTTCCTGCTGGGGCTCGGAGTGCTGATGCTAGCGGCGGCCAGTAGCGTGGTGTTCGGGTCGCTGGAGACGACGCTGCCCGAGCTCCAGGTGTATTCGGCGGTGCTGGGGTGTTGGAGACATGCCTGAGAGGTGACTGGTCGACGCTGTACAGGAGAACTTCCTGCTGGGGCTCGGAGTGCTGATGCTAGCGGCGGCCAGCAGCGTGGTGTTCGGGTCGCTGGAGACGACGCTGCCCGAGCTCCAGGTGTATTCGGCGGTGCTGGGGTGTTGGAGACATGCCTGAGAGGTGACTGGTCGACGCTGTACAGGAGAACTTCCTGCTGGGGCTCGGAGTGCTGATGCTAGCGGCGGCCAGCAGCGTGGTGTTCGGGTCGCTGGAGACGACGCTGCCCGAGCTCCAGGTGTATTCGGCAGTGCTGGGGTGTTGGAGACATGCCTGAGAGGTGACTGGTCGACGCTGTACAGGAGAACTTCCTGCTGGGGCTTGGAGTACTGATGCTAGCGGCGGCCAGCAGCGTGGTGTTCGGGTCGCTGGAGACGACGCTGCCCGAGCTCCAGGTGTACTCGTCAGTGCTGGGGTGTTGGAGACATGCCTGAGAGGTGACTGGTCGACGCTGTACAGGAGAACTTCCTGCTGGGGCTTGGAGTACTGATGCTAGCGGCGGCCAGCAGCGTGGTGTTCGGGTCGCTGGAGACGACGCTGCCCGAGCTCCAGGTGTACTCGGCAGTGCTGGGGTCGCTGTCGCTCCTCACGGCGCTGCTGATGGTGCTGGACATTCTGACGGGGTCGCGCAGGCGCAAGGCCTACAGGGCCGCTGCCAAGCGCGCTCTGCTGCCCGCCAAGTCCACGCAGACCGACGTGGGGCAGATCGTGTACGAGGCCACCAGGAGCGTGGACCTGCTGGGGCCGGCGCACCGGGTGTCCAATGGCCACGCGCCAGTGCTGCAGGACGACCAGCCCGGCACCAAAAATGGGTACATGCTATGCTTGTTGAGTCATTGATACATTCACTCTTTACCTATTTCATAGATATTTAAGTACATGAATTATTCTTTCTTTCTTCATTCATTAATGAGCTAAATAATCTATTCATTGATACATTTAGTCCATAATTTATTGCATAACTCTTGGAGTCGTATATTTGTTTATTGTCACATTTACTCATtcatttattcattaatgtctgtTCAGGACTACATCATGCTCTAAATCCCTTGCGCCCATCTCTGTCAGTCCAGTCTCTCTTCGGCGATGCCCGAGCAGCTGATATATCCTTCAACCTAGCTGGGGAAAAAATGCGATTGCTGGCAATTTGAgcgatttttaaagttttaatttaaaaaaattcatcatttGTAGAATTCAGGACTGAAAGGTCGTGAATTAGCTTCACTTCGCATTTCACTTTTGCAGATGCTATAACCAGGGTGCTGCCTTTAAAGGTTGTGCGATGGCAAATGTAGGAACCTTTCGCTTGCAGATATGCGCCAAATTTGACACTGGGATGTCATCCTTGGAACTAGAACTATTGGCTAAAGTTGTTTTTTCCACTTTAATGATCATTATCACACTTATTTGGTAGTGGTAACTAGGTGCTCATAGTTTATGGTGACTTATGTGTCTGCTCGAAATGTTATATGTTAGTTAGGTACTACCCAGTTAATTTATACGGCGGAAGTGGCAGTATAgcttggccccccccccccccttctcgcgGAGATGTTGTCATTTTCCTTTTTACTTCATATTTTTTgtcattcataaaaaatatttgtttataaataagcATTGTGAATTCATTTTAGTTAATTTTGCACCATACTCGACAAGTTGTCTTTTATTTGTAAAGTCATTCACATATTCATATTACCGGCATGATCACTCACCACAAGTTCCATTTCATGTTCCATAGCAGGATAGCACACACAACCTTACATAGAGAGGTCACAGTAATCgtgtgttaagtttttttttttaaattttttattcgcTTTCATCTGGGCCATTTCAGTGTATAGTTGCAACCTTACAccctgcaaatcgaatgatacgATAATCGAAATAGCTCCtctggtagcgaattctagcggcgggtgcggaaactaggaGTGATTCCCGCCCAGAAAAGTGGTAGAAAACACAATGTTcttatattcatcacgctcgggattattaaaaaaaaaaaattctatgttaatTTTACTGTCCGAGTTTTGTTTGGTAAGTGTATTTGAAACGTGGGAACACTTGAATTgtctcgttactgaggttagatgtttacgtATCACTGGTGAGTAGGTACTAAAAGACTAGCTcacgttttttttcccctccaaacgTTCATCCcatcaatgctccattctcattCTGCTACATGaaatcagggccgcaactagagtctctggcacccggggcatgaatggattcatgcgcccccccccccctctttttttgcacataccacaccattAAAGCGCGGGGGGGATCCGGGGGCCCTTTCAcggaaaaattgtgttatttaagcattttccatacctacatgtaacagtttctgtgctactgtaacttccacgTATGAACCCactaccaggggcgtagccaggggggggggggagaggtgggtttaggggttcgaacccgccccacccttagcaccaaatctttaattaatttcttattcatcactcaaacaaatttcatattaaaattaataaaaattttaccattagaatatttaaatttaagaaccgaaatcTGCTAaaatacaccttaaaatcaaaattttcctgggggaTGACCCCCAGACCCcgcgctttaatacggggggggggggcatgcttcttaacaccccccatacacaaatcctggctacgccactgcccactaccagttgtagtaggaattacaatgcaagccggcgatttcggcgcccccacagctctttgcgcccggggcgtttGCCCCgcgtgcgcccccccccccccctagttgcggccctgcatgaaaTGCTACGTCCTCTGTTGGTCGCCACTCCCACGAAGTGCGATGGGCGCCTGGTGCCGGCAGGTCGGCGAAGGGGCGCAGCTCCCCGGCTCGCGAGAACGGTCACGTGACCTCGGGGGACGCTCTGCACGACGAGGACTACGACAGGAGCACCTCGCCGCCTCCGGCCTTCAGCTCCAGGTCGAGGACACAGGACTCCATCCTGGCCCAGCTCAGGTCCTCCATGAAAGGTAATTTTCATGAGGATCGTTCAAGCATCAATCCTCGACCCACAGCACAGCTTCATTATTACACATCATGACTTGCAGGGCGCAAGGCTTTGGACAATTATTCAAGCCACAGTTCGTAGACAAGTGTGGTAATAAATCGCCAAAAGAGGTGCCGAAAAGTGCCAGCGAATGTATGCGAGAGTACAGAGGGCGCGCTGCTGTTTTAAACTGTAACTCTACATGGTTTCGTTTCCAGATATATTCCCCgacatataaaaaatacttattggGCATTTCCTGCCTGCAATTTCCGAACATTCTGTATATTTATCTATGAGTATGTTTTCAGGTTCGAGTCGCGATCTAGAGGAGCCCACATTCAAGAAGTACTCGCCCAAACCGACGTCCGCTCAGCGACGGAGGGAACAAGACATCAGCAGCAGAAGCGACCATCCGCCGCAGGTTGCTATCAAACCATTCCCACTGCATGATGTTCATTTCATAATGTTAGGTTGATGTGAAACAGCAGTTTCGtggttatgataattttttttaaaataaaataatactgaaCTATTGCTGAGCTAATACTTTTGGTATTTTTGAATAAAGGAAGTGAACCATATACATCTTAAATTGTTGCTTGCTTGTCAGTTATCACATTCCTATAGATTGGGACAATATTCTTATAGACTATGTTCATGATAACTTATAAAACATCGTATATAATTAGAAAacgctttttttaaaatgcaGTAATTGACTTGAGAATACATTTGTCGGTATCAAGAAATTTATTATAGCCGATTTAAATTATAACAAGAGCTATTTCAtatagaatacttttttttttttttcgtcgaagAACATCTGTACCTATAAAATAAATTTCGTTCTCAGTGATTTAGTAGGGattgtacattttaaattaaagctAAGACATCATTGTAGAACAGGCAGcaaacttaagaggccactccagtgtttcaggggcactacgcaacccgcgttaacctcataagattcaatgctattttcattttgcttataactaattaactaatatagatttcgaaatgatgcttgcttgatatgtaagacaccgatgctcttatcaaagcccctttcttcaaaaacgtgcataaattatggttttattctaatctttactaatatgcataagtgtattgtctaggtttgaaccataatttatgcacgtttttgaagaaaggggctttgataagagcatcgttgtcttacatatcaagcaagcatcatttcgaaatctatattagttaattagttataagcaaaatgaaaatagcattgaatcttatgaggttaacgcgggttgcgtagtgcccctgaaacactggagtggcctcttttAATGTGCAGCATTAGTGGTTGTGTTCCATGTCTTATTCTGTGGTGCAAACCGCTAGACTGCAGGATCGTAAGCAATGCTCTGTGTTGATGAGCGATGCAAGGCTGTTCAGAGTGACGCTGGTGGTGCCTGTCCCCTGCCCAGCTCGCCAGCTCGGGCGACGAGGCCGACGACGTCACCCGGGTGCCGACGGTGTCCTTCAGGGAGCGCAAGAGGCCCGGCGCGGTGCAACTGCTGCCCATGACGCCGGTGGACCCGCCCCGCCTGCGGCCGACCCAGCGACCCGCCGACCCAGAAGAGGAGCCGCCGAGGACCATCGTCATGGAGATCCCCGACGAGCTGGGGCGCGAGATTGAGGCCGCGTACGCGGTGCTGGACAAGGGCCTGGCGAGGGGCGAGCGGGAGGGCAGCAAGAGGTCGCTGTACAGGACGAGCGCGTACCTCAGCCTGGACCCCGCCGACGACGGCGGGGAGGCGCACAAGAACGGGCAGTACGCGCAGGACATGCGGGAGCTGGAGGAGGCCGTCACGGGCAGGCAGTGGCAGAGGTTTGGCAGCGGCAGGCACTCCCCGCTGATGGGCCCGGGGAAGGACGGGGCCTTGCCCAGGGACATCACCCAGGAGGTGGAGGCCGCGTTGGCGGAGCGTGACAGGCAGCTCTCCGGCGGCAAACGGGGGCTGCTCTCGTCCTCCAGGTGGGGATGGCAACGATATATCAATATGCCGATAATAGCGATATTTCAGTCTTAAAATGTAATTCGATATCGATATTTTAAATATCGATACAATAAGTTAAGATTGTAtcgattttaaataaaataatatatttcaagtaacagtttttattaaaattatctgtaaaaaATGGCAGAATAAATGATAAAATGGTGGATAGAAGGGTTTTGGGaaacaacaaattattatttaaaataagtggGAAAAGGGAAATACAGGAGTTCACAGTAAGGAATTTCATAAGTTGTTAAATTGCAGCATGCACTTGTAGTGACTGGTCGACCGTTGGGCAAGGGCAGTGGCCGGTGACATGGATGCAGAAACATGGATGTATGTCTAGTAACTGGTTTTATAGTATAATTCTTTTCAgtgattaaataataattatataataaaaatatatggtaAAAATTTGTACATTACAGTATACCGATACatcgaa
The window above is part of the Bacillus rossius redtenbacheri isolate Brsri chromosome 13, Brsri_v3, whole genome shotgun sequence genome. Proteins encoded here:
- the LOC134538100 gene encoding uncharacterized protein LOC134538100 isoform X1, coding for MACDKWVVIKVLEVALCVTCMVYKRFGDLEELRQERLFPDTNYLTRIALSEDGSIFADIAYGGYAIICLGLLIGHVTSGLTSAPMENFLLGLGVLMLAAASSVVFGSLETTLPELQVYSAVLGSLSLLTALLMVLDILTGSRRRKAYRAAAKRALLPAKSTQTDVGQIVYEATRSVDLLGPAHRVSNGHAPVLQDDQPGTKNGSAKGRSSPARENGHVTSGDALHDEDYDRSTSPPPAFSSRSRTQDSILAQLRSSMKGSSRDLEEPTFKKYSPKPTSAQRRREQDISSRSDHPPQLASSGDEADDVTRVPTVSFRERKRPGAVQLLPMTPVDPPRLRPTQRPADPEEEPPRTIVMEIPDELGREIEAAYAVLDKGLARGEREGSKRSLYRTSAYLSLDPADDGGEAHKNGQYAQDMRELEEAVTGRQWQRFGSGRHSPLMGPGKDGALPRDITQEVEAALAERDRQLSGGKRGLLSSSRKPPAGRAELGKRQRTVEFADPPSPDSDSDHWRYDSRDANLSRSSSRLDDRTSPSSPQDPGFVMHTAYNWPDASAKTPVQTPQPSSDENEQGLQGARSPARGRGRSLLVRKDSGPPAVVRLGPPPSHDDLEEDDVPGGGSLTAQLLQRWFRQKQRVAKTKSGP
- the LOC134538100 gene encoding uncharacterized protein LOC134538100 isoform X3, producing the protein MLAAASSVVFGSLETTLPELQVYSAVLGSLSLLTALLMVLDILTGSRRRKAYRAAAKRALLPAKSTQTDVGQIVYEATRSVDLLGPAHRVSNGHAPVLQDDQPGTKNGSAKGRSSPARENGHVTSGDALHDEDYDRSTSPPPAFSSRSRTQDSILAQLRSSMKGSSRDLEEPTFKKYSPKPTSAQRRREQDISSRSDHPPQLASSGDEADDVTRVPTVSFRERKRPGAVQLLPMTPVDPPRLRPTQRPADPEEEPPRTIVMEIPDELGREIEAAYAVLDKGLARGEREGSKRSLYRTSAYLSLDPADDGGEAHKNGQYAQDMRELEEAVTGRQWQRFGSGRHSPLMGPGKDGALPRDITQEVEAALAERDRQLSGGKRGLLSSSRAELGKRQRTVEFADPPSPDSDSDHWRYDSRDANLSRSSSRLDDRTSPSSPQDPGFVMHTAYNWPDASAKTPVQTPQPSSDENEQGLQGARSPARGRGRSLLVRKDSGPPAVVRLGPPPSHDDLEEDDVPGGGSLTAQLLQRWFRQKQRVAKTKSGP
- the LOC134538100 gene encoding uncharacterized protein LOC134538100 isoform X2; protein product: MLAAASSVVFGSLETTLPELQVYSAVLGSLSLLTALLMVLDILTGSRRRKAYRAAAKRALLPAKSTQTDVGQIVYEATRSVDLLGPAHRVSNGHAPVLQDDQPGTKNGSAKGRSSPARENGHVTSGDALHDEDYDRSTSPPPAFSSRSRTQDSILAQLRSSMKGSSRDLEEPTFKKYSPKPTSAQRRREQDISSRSDHPPQLASSGDEADDVTRVPTVSFRERKRPGAVQLLPMTPVDPPRLRPTQRPADPEEEPPRTIVMEIPDELGREIEAAYAVLDKGLARGEREGSKRSLYRTSAYLSLDPADDGGEAHKNGQYAQDMRELEEAVTGRQWQRFGSGRHSPLMGPGKDGALPRDITQEVEAALAERDRQLSGGKRGLLSSSRKPPAGRAELGKRQRTVEFADPPSPDSDSDHWRYDSRDANLSRSSSRLDDRTSPSSPQDPGFVMHTAYNWPDASAKTPVQTPQPSSDENEQGLQGARSPARGRGRSLLVRKDSGPPAVVRLGPPPSHDDLEEDDVPGGGSLTAQLLQRWFRQKQRVAKTKSGP